The Saccharopolyspora gloriosae genome window below encodes:
- a CDS encoding chromosome partitioning protein translates to MAHGDPLPRRVARTVVRAFSSTKQPRELAEILTAVQAPVTTGRRIAVTSVRGGAGKTAVAALVGSVFAARRAEPVLAVDAEPEFGSLPWRLGIESAMTLPGAAPALMTASGQNLTSLEQLLPRTTGGLWVVPGGSGQRPQLVRDLTRALSRLFAVSVLDCTTGMAAPANNAVLADAHAVIVVVPATPDGVRTTADALARLAPGALQHVVIALNSLHPHGRDALRNAPARAAFERLGLPVVSLPHDRHVASGAPINPGRIAEPTLTEASRLAAWVLHRARQW, encoded by the coding sequence GTGGCGCATGGAGATCCGCTGCCTCGCCGGGTCGCCCGCACCGTCGTGCGCGCGTTCTCCAGCACGAAGCAGCCGCGTGAGCTGGCGGAGATCCTCACCGCGGTGCAGGCGCCCGTCACGACGGGCCGCCGGATCGCGGTGACCTCGGTGCGAGGTGGTGCGGGCAAGACGGCGGTGGCGGCGCTGGTCGGTTCGGTGTTCGCCGCTCGGCGGGCCGAGCCGGTGCTCGCCGTGGACGCCGAGCCCGAGTTCGGTTCGTTGCCGTGGCGGCTCGGTATCGAATCCGCGATGACCTTGCCGGGGGCCGCTCCCGCGCTGATGACCGCCAGCGGGCAGAACCTGACCAGCCTGGAGCAGTTGTTGCCGCGCACCACCGGCGGCCTGTGGGTGGTGCCCGGTGGCTCTGGGCAGCGACCGCAGCTGGTGCGTGACCTGACCAGGGCGTTGTCGCGACTGTTCGCGGTCTCGGTCCTGGACTGCACGACCGGGATGGCCGCCCCCGCGAACAACGCGGTGCTGGCCGATGCGCACGCGGTGATCGTCGTCGTTCCCGCGACACCGGACGGGGTGCGCACGACGGCCGACGCGCTCGCACGCCTGGCACCCGGCGCGTTGCAGCACGTGGTGATCGCGCTCAACTCGCTGCACCCGCACGGGCGGGACGCCCTGCGGAACGCTCCGGCCCGCGCCGCCTTCGAACGGCTCGGGCTGCCGGTGGTGTCGTTGCCCCACGACCGGCACGTGGCCTCCGGGGCGCCGATCAACCCGGGCAGGATCGCCGAGCCGACGCTCACCGAAGCCTCCCGGCTCGCCGCGTGGGTGCTGCACCGGGCGCGGCAGTGGTGA
- the eccCa gene encoding type VII secretion protein EccCa: protein MTTRLVHRPARTVRPIEDQAPLDLDPPPLLPEGKTAAGVQALLPMAGAAAAMVMMMFFRSGFAALGAVVMLVSVCAAGVFYFTQRGQATRKRRQQRERYLDHLEELREDLRGWEKTFQTRAAVPDPPVGSLLDLVHDPARLWERRRRDGDFLLLRVGSGHRQVRELRMRVEGTPVNPTDPFMLAEAEALRRRFGAVPDLPLRVDLDRAGDVSLIAQHREDVLGAARALLLQLAATHAPDDVTIAVITPPERESQWGWVRWLPHALDRANIGAAGPQPLFAPDAAALAALLSEDLADRATRAAQALRHGARASEATTRSRLVVIDDAFGGIAHVLPTPDKGVGFGLLGVTVLHLLSDRLHEPSEISSRVTIGEQVTVEQLSPAVTVSGTLEPASHAFALGLARELAPLRLSADSYDDGSGIPPADFLALLNIDDPARLDLARMWARRGDRDFLRIPIGVTALGAPTLLDLKEPSRFGMGPHGLCVGATGTGKSELLRTLVLALVATHAPSQLGLVLVDYKGGATFAPFENLPHTAGLITNLESDSSLVERMYSSLDGEVERRQQLLADAGKSVDFDEYEQYRAAHGEPAELPALPHLFVVIDEFGELMTAKPEFIELFLRIGRIGRSIGVHLLLSSQRIEGGKLRGLDTYLAYRLGLRTLSEMESRTVLDTPDAFHLPPVPGAGYLKVDTSVYDQFKSAYVSGPLTEPTRDKPADTALPRVHALPRYGSTGGQEHAEEPKATRRTVGPTLLSTIVGQLESAAEPVRPVWLPPMPAGISLDVAAGGYDLTEQGLRLRNTGDGGLPVPLGLLDDPAHQWQGTWTLDLSVAGGNLMVLGGPGAGKTTALRTLALGLAGAHRPVDVGIYGIDLLGSGMRALADLPHVGGVAARDDRERIRRTIDEVHAMLAQREKLFQREQIDDIAQLRGVQSDLPCTDVVLLIDGYGQLASDFEAIEARVHDLLSRGARYGIHVVATARRWNEVRGAQQATFGNRIELRLNDAAESSIEGKLARGIGPKQLGRALTADKLYAQVALPRLDSATDSAGSGLPDAAALVRDGWSGPVPPQVRVLPAVLAPQDLPTTEPGTIALGRFEHDFEPATLNLFGRDQHFVALGDTGTGKTNLLKLVTTTLLQQYSEDEIVFAVFDPRHALAELVTESHLGGYASNHALANDLAMSVAKELSNRRAAGNSNGPKIVLVIDDYDVLAASGNQPLAPFVPYLASGRELGLHVVLTRRVMGAARGLFEPFVLGVRESGCLSLLMSGDRSEGQLFPGVRPSTLPPGRGMFIRPGDTARVVQTAMIEET, encoded by the coding sequence GTGACGACCCGCCTGGTTCACCGACCTGCACGCACGGTGCGCCCGATCGAAGACCAGGCGCCGCTCGACCTGGACCCGCCGCCGCTGCTGCCGGAGGGGAAGACCGCCGCCGGAGTGCAGGCGCTGCTGCCGATGGCCGGTGCCGCCGCGGCGATGGTCATGATGATGTTCTTCCGCAGCGGGTTCGCCGCGTTGGGCGCGGTGGTCATGCTCGTCTCGGTGTGCGCCGCGGGGGTCTTCTACTTCACCCAGCGCGGGCAGGCGACCCGCAAGCGCCGGCAGCAGCGCGAGCGCTACCTCGACCACCTCGAAGAGCTGCGGGAGGACCTGCGGGGCTGGGAGAAGACCTTCCAGACCCGAGCGGCGGTGCCCGATCCGCCGGTGGGCAGCCTGCTCGATCTCGTGCACGACCCGGCTCGGTTGTGGGAGCGGCGCCGCCGCGACGGCGACTTCCTGCTGCTGCGCGTCGGCAGCGGACACCGGCAGGTGCGCGAGCTGCGGATGCGGGTCGAAGGCACGCCGGTCAACCCGACCGATCCGTTCATGCTGGCCGAAGCGGAAGCGCTGCGCCGCAGGTTCGGCGCCGTCCCGGACCTTCCGCTGCGGGTGGACCTGGACCGCGCCGGTGACGTCTCGCTGATCGCGCAGCACCGGGAGGACGTCCTGGGCGCTGCGCGGGCACTGCTGCTGCAACTCGCGGCCACGCACGCACCCGACGACGTCACGATCGCGGTGATCACTCCGCCCGAGCGGGAATCGCAGTGGGGATGGGTGCGCTGGCTGCCGCACGCGCTCGACCGCGCCAACATCGGTGCGGCCGGGCCGCAGCCATTGTTCGCGCCCGATGCCGCCGCGCTGGCCGCGCTGCTGTCCGAGGACCTCGCCGACCGCGCCACCCGTGCCGCGCAAGCACTCCGCCACGGTGCGCGGGCATCCGAGGCGACGACCCGCTCGCGGCTCGTGGTGATCGACGATGCATTCGGCGGTATCGCGCACGTCCTGCCGACACCGGACAAGGGCGTCGGCTTCGGCCTGCTCGGCGTCACGGTGCTGCACCTGCTCTCCGACCGGCTGCACGAGCCCAGCGAGATCTCCAGCCGAGTGACCATCGGCGAGCAGGTGACCGTCGAACAGCTCTCCCCCGCCGTCACCGTCAGCGGCACCCTCGAACCGGCTTCGCACGCGTTCGCCCTGGGGTTGGCCCGCGAACTCGCGCCGCTGCGGTTGTCGGCGGACTCCTACGACGACGGATCGGGCATTCCGCCCGCGGATTTCCTGGCGCTGTTGAACATCGACGATCCCGCGCGCTTGGACCTCGCGCGGATGTGGGCGCGCCGAGGCGACCGGGACTTCCTGCGGATCCCGATCGGTGTGACCGCGCTCGGCGCCCCCACCCTGCTGGACTTGAAGGAACCGTCTCGCTTCGGGATGGGGCCGCACGGCCTGTGCGTCGGGGCGACCGGCACGGGCAAGAGCGAACTGCTCCGCACGCTGGTCCTCGCACTGGTCGCGACCCACGCGCCGAGCCAGCTCGGCCTGGTGCTTGTCGACTACAAGGGCGGTGCGACCTTCGCCCCGTTCGAGAACCTCCCTCACACGGCAGGACTGATCACCAACCTGGAATCCGATTCCTCCCTGGTCGAGCGGATGTACTCCAGCCTCGACGGGGAAGTCGAGCGCAGGCAGCAGCTGCTCGCCGACGCAGGCAAGAGCGTCGACTTCGACGAGTACGAGCAGTACCGCGCCGCCCACGGCGAACCGGCCGAGCTGCCCGCGTTGCCGCACCTGTTCGTGGTGATCGACGAGTTCGGCGAGCTGATGACCGCCAAACCCGAGTTCATCGAGCTGTTCCTGCGCATCGGCCGCATCGGCCGGTCCATCGGCGTGCACCTGCTGTTGTCGAGCCAGCGCATCGAAGGCGGCAAGCTGCGCGGTCTGGACACCTACCTGGCCTACCGGCTGGGGCTGCGGACGTTGTCGGAGATGGAGAGCCGGACGGTGCTCGACACCCCGGACGCCTTCCACCTGCCACCGGTGCCGGGCGCCGGATACCTCAAGGTCGACACCAGCGTGTACGACCAGTTCAAGTCCGCCTACGTTTCCGGGCCGCTCACCGAACCGACGCGCGACAAGCCCGCCGACACCGCACTGCCGCGGGTGCACGCACTCCCCCGCTACGGCTCCACCGGCGGCCAAGAGCACGCCGAGGAGCCGAAGGCGACCCGGCGCACGGTGGGGCCGACGCTGCTGTCGACCATCGTCGGGCAGCTCGAAAGCGCCGCCGAACCGGTTCGCCCGGTGTGGCTGCCGCCGATGCCCGCCGGGATCTCCCTCGACGTGGCAGCAGGCGGCTACGACCTCACCGAGCAAGGACTGCGGTTGCGCAACACCGGCGACGGCGGCCTGCCCGTTCCGCTGGGCTTGCTGGACGATCCGGCACACCAGTGGCAGGGAACGTGGACGCTGGACCTGTCGGTGGCAGGCGGAAACCTGATGGTTCTGGGCGGTCCCGGCGCGGGCAAGACCACCGCGCTGCGCACGCTGGCCCTCGGCCTGGCCGGCGCGCACCGGCCCGTCGACGTCGGCATCTACGGCATCGACCTGCTCGGCAGCGGCATGCGCGCACTCGCCGACCTGCCGCACGTCGGTGGCGTCGCCGCCCGCGACGACCGGGAGCGGATCCGGCGCACCATCGACGAGGTCCACGCCATGCTCGCCCAGCGGGAGAAGCTGTTCCAGCGCGAACAGATCGACGACATCGCCCAGCTGCGCGGCGTTCAGTCCGACCTGCCCTGCACCGACGTCGTGCTGCTGATCGACGGCTACGGGCAGCTCGCCAGTGACTTCGAGGCGATCGAGGCCCGGGTGCACGACCTGCTCTCCCGGGGTGCGCGCTACGGCATCCACGTCGTGGCCACCGCCCGCAGGTGGAACGAGGTGCGCGGCGCGCAGCAGGCCACCTTCGGCAACCGCATCGAACTGCGGCTCAACGACGCGGCCGAGTCGAGCATCGAGGGCAAGCTCGCCCGAGGCATCGGCCCGAAGCAGCTGGGCAGGGCGTTGACCGCCGACAAGCTCTACGCCCAGGTCGCACTCCCCCGCTTGGATTCCGCGACCGACTCCGCGGGCTCAGGCTTGCCGGATGCGGCAGCGTTGGTGCGCGACGGTTGGAGCGGCCCGGTGCCACCACAAGTGCGAGTGCTTCCCGCAGTGCTCGCCCCGCAGGATCTCCCCACCACCGAGCCCGGAACCATCGCGCTCGGTCGCTTCGAGCACGACTTCGAGCCCGCCACGTTGAACCTGTTCGGCCGCGACCAGCACTTCGTGGCCCTCGGCGACACCGGCACCGGCAAGACGAACCTGCTCAAGCTGGTCACCACGACCTTGCTCCAGCAGTACTCCGAGGACGAGATCGTTTTCGCCGTGTTCGACCCCCGCCACGCGCTGGCAGAACTCGTTACCGAATCCCACCTCGGCGGCTACGCATCGAACCACGCGCTGGCCAACGACCTCGCGATGTCGGTCGCCAAGGAACTGTCCAACCGGCGAGCGGCGGGGAACTCGAACGGCCCGAAGATCGTGCTGGTCATCGACGACTACGACGTCCTCGCCGCTTCCGGCAACCAGCCGCTGGCCCCGTTCGTGCCCTACCTGGCTTCCGGCCGGGAGCTCGGACTGCACGTGGTCCTGACCCGGCGGGTGATGGGCGCGGCGCGCGGGCTGTTCGAACCGTTCGTGCTGGGCGTGCGGGAGTCCGGTTGCCTGAGCCTGCTGATGTCCGGGGATCGTTCGGAAGGACAGCTCTTCCCCGGCGTCCGGCCCTCGACGCTGCCACCAGGCCGCGGCATGTTCATCCGCCCCGGCGACACGGCGCGCGTGGTGCAGACCGCGATGATCGAGGAAACATGA
- a CDS encoding pore-forming ESAT-6 family protein gives MTMDRRSFDTGTSQAVQGDLQGIVGRLEAVIGQRDQAVAAAMADFQADGVSDEYHHVEQRWKSAAGEVRQIIQLVKQTMTQNDDSAGNALSRARSAVQGIG, from the coding sequence ATGACGATGGATCGACGCAGTTTCGACACCGGCACCTCGCAAGCCGTGCAGGGCGACCTCCAGGGCATCGTCGGCCGCTTGGAGGCGGTCATCGGCCAGCGCGACCAGGCGGTCGCCGCAGCGATGGCGGACTTCCAGGCCGACGGGGTATCCGACGAGTACCACCACGTCGAGCAGCGGTGGAAGTCCGCGGCCGGCGAGGTCCGCCAGATCATCCAGCTCGTCAAGCAGACCATGACGCAGAACGACGACTCCGCGGGCAACGCGCTCTCCCGCGCCCGTTCCGCCGTGCAAGGCATCGGCTGA
- a CDS encoding DUF6507 family protein, with the protein MQWDIHPEQVRGVLGRTASTAAEFDGHVESMLSEMEGAAGQATSGIISEALAGFAEATGRDLRFVYSRVESAIGGATTAVNAYLQGDHEMVLNAQRGVANAPDPRAQMPGGHR; encoded by the coding sequence GTGCAATGGGACATTCACCCTGAGCAGGTGCGGGGTGTTCTGGGGCGGACGGCGAGCACGGCCGCCGAATTCGACGGGCACGTCGAGTCGATGCTCTCGGAAATGGAAGGCGCCGCCGGACAGGCGACCTCGGGGATCATCAGCGAAGCCCTCGCGGGTTTCGCCGAAGCCACCGGCCGGGACCTGCGATTCGTGTACTCCCGAGTCGAATCGGCGATCGGCGGGGCGACCACGGCGGTGAACGCCTACCTGCAAGGCGACCACGAGATGGTGCTCAACGCCCAACGCGGCGTCGCCAACGCCCCGGACCCGCGGGCGCAGATGCCGGGAGGCCACCGGTGA
- a CDS encoding GIY-YIG nuclease family protein — protein MTLTLGPILHSADIDPGETHVIRHAYVREHEDSGLPGIHADSTDAEILRYTSQQSARPRIFPTVAPRTWIVFIREGGNRARLWSVLKNNGEISNDGKLRTFDLVVSEQLADLKNRLVIGWKSPRTWRINATTAAGYPVFEIADAEPVPFPGFDRLALGYVELQAVMREHRYSSWHTALASVTGVYLITDTHDGRQYVGKADGAESILQRWRSYAANGHGGNIELRKLNPATFRFSLLRVFDPTTPTRQIDIAESHFKDALDTRKHGLNRN, from the coding sequence ATGACGCTCACGCTAGGTCCGATTCTGCACAGCGCCGACATCGACCCCGGCGAGACTCATGTGATCCGTCACGCCTACGTACGTGAGCATGAGGACAGCGGATTGCCAGGCATCCACGCAGATTCCACCGACGCAGAGATCTTGCGGTACACGAGCCAGCAGTCTGCGAGACCACGAATCTTCCCAACCGTTGCGCCCCGAACCTGGATCGTGTTCATCCGGGAGGGCGGTAACCGGGCCCGGCTCTGGTCGGTGTTGAAAAACAACGGCGAGATATCCAACGATGGGAAGCTCCGCACGTTCGATCTCGTCGTCTCCGAGCAGTTGGCCGACCTCAAGAACCGCTTGGTGATCGGCTGGAAATCACCGCGCACTTGGCGGATCAACGCTACGACGGCCGCCGGCTACCCGGTATTCGAGATCGCCGACGCAGAGCCGGTGCCGTTCCCCGGCTTCGACCGGCTTGCTCTGGGCTACGTGGAACTCCAGGCCGTGATGCGCGAGCATCGCTACTCCTCCTGGCATACCGCGCTGGCGTCGGTGACAGGCGTCTACCTGATCACCGACACCCACGACGGACGGCAGTACGTCGGCAAGGCCGACGGCGCGGAAAGCATCCTCCAGCGTTGGCGGTCCTACGCTGCCAACGGTCACGGCGGCAACATCGAGCTACGCAAGCTCAATCCGGCGACCTTCCGATTCTCGCTGCTACGGGTATTCGACCCAACAACTCCCACGCGGCAAATCGACATCGCCGAGAGCCACTTCAAGGACGCCCTCGACACACGCAAGCACGGCCTGAACCGCAACTGA
- a CDS encoding DUF397 domain-containing protein — MTSTDADAARRTRGVWFKSSYSNPNGNQCVEVCFGADLVHVRDSKEHGEGPVLGVSAARWAAFIDLVGRSSQR, encoded by the coding sequence ATGACCTCGACCGACGCAGATGCCGCCCGCCGCACGCGGGGAGTCTGGTTCAAGAGCTCGTACAGCAACCCGAACGGCAACCAGTGCGTCGAGGTGTGCTTCGGTGCCGATCTCGTACACGTCCGCGACAGCAAGGAACACGGGGAAGGTCCGGTGCTCGGTGTGTCGGCTGCACGGTGGGCCGCCTTCATCGACTTAGTCGGCCGTTCCTCGCAACGCTGA
- a CDS encoding helix-turn-helix domain-containing protein, which translates to MKIVMGNELARQRTNAGLTQADAASVLRCTQQKIAHIESGSGIRAMELDALLEAYGAEEADRAYARDLQAEGNRRAKRGAFSSRFRQHLRLLVDMEPSCQRFFSYQSLVIPGLLQTEGYMRTLFRAWRPSPSQEQIDSDTADRLARQHVLNNTAQKFWFVVDEAALRRTAGSAEIMREQVNRLIEELDRPNVEIQVVPFGVGYYMGQGHDYSIFGYDTKPPVSIVYLEHHDAGSYVDDSKRAAQSLALWEQQKAAAVGPEQTRRLLLDFADEL; encoded by the coding sequence ATGAAGATCGTGATGGGGAACGAACTCGCGCGGCAGCGGACGAATGCGGGGCTCACGCAAGCCGACGCCGCGTCGGTGCTGCGCTGCACTCAGCAGAAGATCGCCCACATCGAGTCGGGCAGTGGCATCCGAGCGATGGAGCTGGACGCCCTGCTCGAGGCGTACGGGGCGGAAGAGGCGGACCGGGCGTACGCGCGGGACCTCCAAGCCGAAGGCAACCGCCGGGCGAAGCGTGGCGCCTTCAGCTCACGGTTCCGGCAGCATCTCCGGCTGCTCGTCGACATGGAGCCCAGCTGTCAGCGCTTCTTCTCGTACCAATCGCTGGTCATTCCTGGATTGCTGCAAACGGAGGGCTACATGCGGACGCTGTTCCGCGCTTGGAGGCCTTCCCCGAGTCAGGAGCAGATCGACAGCGACACCGCCGACCGGCTTGCACGTCAGCATGTGCTGAACAACACGGCGCAGAAGTTCTGGTTCGTCGTTGACGAGGCGGCGCTCAGGCGGACCGCGGGAAGCGCCGAGATCATGAGGGAGCAGGTCAACCGGCTGATAGAGGAGCTTGATCGGCCTAACGTCGAGATCCAGGTAGTGCCGTTCGGAGTCGGCTACTACATGGGCCAAGGTCACGACTACAGCATCTTCGGGTACGACACGAAGCCTCCGGTCAGTATCGTTTACCTGGAACACCATGACGCTGGTTCGTACGTGGATGACAGCAAGCGAGCGGCGCAGTCCCTGGCGCTGTGGGAGCAGCAGAAGGCTGCCGCGGTCGGCCCGGAACAGACGCGCCGGTTGCTGCTCGACTTCGCGGACGAGCTGTAG
- a CDS encoding response regulator transcription factor — translation MSNEYPDRIAALKLHAVPTPAEMDVARLLSCGLTNSAIATRIYRSEDTVKCHIRHLLRKTGATSRSGLVIWMYESGHAVPGQACFPDCPRLPASPPPPSSAVAHNHAAARLHRTLTAARADVEAALTRLGTL, via the coding sequence ATGAGCAACGAGTACCCCGACCGGATCGCCGCGTTGAAGCTGCACGCCGTGCCCACCCCCGCCGAAATGGACGTGGCGCGGTTGTTGTCGTGCGGACTGACCAACAGCGCCATCGCAACTCGGATCTACCGCAGCGAAGACACCGTCAAGTGCCACATACGGCACCTCCTGCGCAAAACCGGCGCCACGAGCAGATCCGGGCTCGTGATCTGGATGTACGAAAGCGGTCACGCCGTGCCCGGCCAAGCCTGTTTTCCCGACTGCCCGCGCCTCCCGGCGAGCCCACCTCCTCCGAGCTCCGCCGTCGCCCACAACCACGCGGCGGCACGCCTGCACCGCACGCTCACCGCCGCCCGCGCCGATGTCGAAGCCGCACTCACCCGCCTCGGCACGCTCTGA
- a CDS encoding LuxR C-terminal-related transcriptional regulator yields MVEFPDRTDRLDLDAVLSHTDLVLARLISCGLSNAVIASRLHRSCAGIRAQTSKLLRRTGARSRTQLVVWMYETGHVIPGIAANPDGPRSPQPGSGRALSPEQATAMSLPALRRQLTTTRNDLATLARVLERPRVPRLPSATPPAKHGKFRP; encoded by the coding sequence ATGGTCGAATTCCCCGACAGAACCGACCGGCTCGATCTCGACGCCGTGCTCTCGCACACCGATCTCGTCCTAGCTCGACTGATCAGTTGCGGGTTGTCCAACGCGGTGATCGCCAGCCGGCTGCACCGCAGCTGTGCCGGAATCCGGGCCCAGACCAGCAAACTTCTACGCCGCACCGGTGCGCGCTCGCGAACCCAGCTCGTGGTCTGGATGTACGAAACGGGTCACGTCATCCCCGGCATAGCCGCCAACCCGGACGGTCCCCGATCGCCGCAACCGGGCTCGGGCAGGGCGCTCTCCCCGGAGCAGGCCACCGCGATGAGCCTGCCCGCGCTGCGCAGGCAGCTCACCACCACCCGCAACGACCTCGCCACGCTCGCCCGGGTCTTGGAAAGGCCCCGCGTACCCCGGCTCCCATCGGCGACCCCGCCCGCGAAGCACGGAAAGTTCCGACCATGA
- a CDS encoding NUDIX domain-containing protein produces MTARHHRVRVISFSIGALATTSGPTLGTALTAASPHDAATVADVLRRTLYPRANTTPELVEQLAAELSLPPRKVRCLLHSPRPLLLAPTARALLAGLRDAYPEVRLAVCSNVAAADISHADLIRAELGPLLDSTHFSHRTGLANGSGPESFEALAHHHGIAPSAVVHTGLDRHEDVHAPLLAGCRALLIHRDHTGTPRVADTDRYRTAADLPRTIAELRRWIPQSRPRPTLPVRASAMIRDAQGRLLLVRGPDDEQFFFPGGRCHPFGGEAPPEAMIRGVREELRLTATAGRLLWAGSSHAESPDGENEVHFLFEARLDGTCVPDPEPTEVAEYRWASNNEALHLLHPAEADRLVRISRGQHHGWQRRDRSRR; encoded by the coding sequence ATGACCGCCCGGCACCACCGAGTCCGGGTGATCTCGTTCAGCATCGGCGCACTCGCCACCACCAGCGGCCCCACGCTCGGAACGGCGCTGACCGCGGCCTCGCCTCACGATGCGGCCACCGTCGCCGACGTGCTGCGCCGCACGCTTTACCCCCGCGCCAACACCACACCGGAGTTGGTCGAACAGCTCGCCGCCGAACTCTCCCTTCCGCCGAGGAAAGTGCGCTGCCTCCTGCACTCACCGCGCCCGCTGCTCCTCGCACCGACCGCGCGGGCGCTGCTCGCCGGACTGCGCGACGCCTACCCGGAAGTCCGGCTAGCTGTGTGCTCGAACGTCGCGGCTGCCGACATCAGCCATGCCGACCTCATCCGGGCTGAACTCGGCCCGCTGCTCGACTCCACGCACTTCTCGCACCGAACCGGCCTCGCCAACGGATCCGGGCCGGAGTCGTTCGAAGCGCTCGCTCACCACCACGGCATCGCCCCCTCCGCAGTTGTCCACACTGGACTCGATAGGCACGAGGACGTCCACGCACCGTTGCTCGCCGGTTGCCGCGCCCTGCTGATCCACCGCGACCACACCGGCACACCGCGCGTCGCTGACACCGACCGCTACCGCACAGCTGCAGACCTTCCCCGAACCATCGCCGAACTCCGGCGGTGGATCCCGCAGAGCCGACCCCGTCCCACGCTCCCCGTACGGGCCTCCGCGATGATCCGCGACGCCCAAGGACGGCTCCTGCTTGTCCGCGGACCCGACGACGAGCAATTCTTCTTCCCCGGCGGCCGTTGTCATCCCTTCGGAGGCGAAGCACCGCCGGAAGCGATGATTCGCGGAGTTCGCGAAGAACTCCGCCTCACCGCCACCGCCGGGAGGCTGCTGTGGGCGGGTTCGTCGCACGCTGAATCACCGGACGGGGAGAACGAGGTCCACTTCCTCTTCGAAGCCCGGCTCGACGGCACCTGCGTGCCTGATCCCGAACCCACCGAGGTCGCCGAATACCGGTGGGCGAGCAACAACGAAGCGCTCCACTTACTGCACCCTGCCGAGGCCGACCGCCTCGTCCGCATCTCCCGCGGACAGCACCACGGCTGGCAACGACGGGACCGTTCCCGGCGATAG
- a CDS encoding DUF4192 domain-containing protein → MEKSELVLPGTDAMISEIPNLLGFVPAESLVLIGFADLGTRSAMRFTLRIDLPDPEHRSPAARYLLGFAETRQIDAALAVIVGGSRSEQRELVNELRSEFDKHEITVHAIWTAALHTGESWYCYQDSGCRGSVYDTSESQLAAMATVEGFRRWGSREEMVASIAPVPDEDRQVLADGVRAWRALPESAPGSLREATAPVFAALEQLRGGEALSTDQAVAALGALGYPLVRDLMLARREPGAEQLWTILLRHAPDAEVEAPAVLLATAAHLNGDGVLARIALDRALEAVAPQPPSNVVRMLEEILVREPAHLREILDDVAGDPDLRLD, encoded by the coding sequence ATGGAGAAATCCGAACTGGTTCTTCCCGGAACCGACGCGATGATCAGCGAGATTCCGAACCTGCTCGGCTTCGTCCCTGCCGAGTCCCTGGTGCTGATCGGGTTCGCCGACCTCGGAACCCGCTCGGCTATGCGATTCACCCTCCGCATCGACCTGCCCGATCCGGAACACCGTTCGCCCGCAGCTCGCTACCTCCTCGGCTTCGCCGAGACCAGGCAGATCGACGCGGCCCTCGCGGTCATAGTCGGAGGTAGCCGGAGCGAGCAGCGGGAACTGGTCAACGAGCTCCGCTCGGAGTTCGACAAGCACGAGATCACGGTGCACGCGATCTGGACCGCCGCCCTGCACACCGGTGAGAGCTGGTACTGCTACCAGGACAGCGGATGTCGAGGTTCGGTGTACGACACCAGCGAATCCCAGCTGGCCGCCATGGCAACGGTCGAAGGGTTCCGCCGGTGGGGCAGCCGGGAGGAGATGGTGGCGTCGATCGCCCCCGTCCCGGACGAGGATCGACAGGTGCTCGCCGACGGAGTGCGGGCGTGGCGTGCGCTCCCCGAGAGCGCGCCCGGCTCACTGCGGGAGGCCACGGCCCCGGTGTTCGCCGCCTTGGAACAGCTCCGCGGCGGCGAAGCGCTGAGCACGGACCAGGCCGTGGCAGCGCTCGGTGCGCTGGGCTATCCGCTCGTGCGAGACCTGATGCTCGCACGCCGGGAGCCGGGCGCTGAGCAGCTCTGGACGATCCTGCTGCGGCATGCTCCGGACGCGGAGGTCGAGGCACCGGCGGTGTTGCTGGCGACCGCCGCGCACCTCAACGGCGACGGCGTGCTGGCCAGGATCGCGCTGGACCGCGCGCTGGAGGCCGTCGCTCCTCAGCCGCCCAGCAACGTCGTGCGCATGCTCGAAGAGATTCTCGTGCGCGAGCCGGCCCACCTCCGCGAGATCCTCGACGACGTCGCCGGTGACCCTGACCTCCGCCTGGACTGA